In one window of Leptospira neocaledonica DNA:
- a CDS encoding LIC11299 family lipoprotein has protein sequence MKKSLSSKILQLSAICGFLFFVSNCLDSTRDRIHMDTGVSVKTLGPHKYQFVAIGRASVPSVEEQDLFKMKKTSCEAAKLQVTQRLDELEADQKHRQFFLEQKEQKYFGDGEYCELTYIYELPPAKKQKDQP, from the coding sequence ATGAAAAAATCTTTGAGCTCTAAAATACTGCAGTTATCCGCGATCTGTGGATTTCTATTCTTTGTATCGAATTGTTTGGATTCTACTCGGGATCGCATCCATATGGATACCGGAGTCAGTGTCAAAACCTTAGGTCCTCATAAATACCAATTCGTGGCAATTGGAAGAGCCTCCGTTCCTTCCGTAGAAGAGCAGGATCTTTTCAAAATGAAAAAAACTTCCTGCGAAGCCGCAAAACTACAAGTAACCCAAAGATTAGATGAGTTGGAAGCGGACCAAAAGCATAGACAATTCTTCTTGGAACAAAAAGAACAAAAGTATTTTGGCGATGGAGAATACTGCGAACTTACTTATATATACGAACTTCCTCCGGCCAAGAAGCAGAAAGATCAACCGTAG
- the mqnC gene encoding cyclic dehypoxanthinyl futalosine synthase yields the protein MSRIFPNHSTDSILEKALDGERISPAEALELYESGDHLKIMATARTLKERVLPSTTASYTMFRVVNYTNYCNVECNFCSFMDEIGNGKGYVLSKEEILEKMDYAVSEGADQMFLQGGVYPDLPFDYYLDVISTVKSKYPDMHIRAFSPVEIINLEKITGKSLFEVLQILKSVGLDSVPGAGAEILTDRMRNIISPKKATTEEWVRAMETCHEAGLPGSANIVFGSEETKEEVIEHLTVVRNLQDRTGGFLSFIPWTFQPQTKRFKVRAVSTQEYLKVLGICRIFLDNIKHIETSVMVLGKGVGQLALTSGADDISSVVIEENVLRSFGLKTEKEAVKFLKEGGFTPKRRDLLYNYERYEGRELSAV from the coding sequence ATGAGCCGAATATTCCCAAACCATTCCACTGATTCCATATTAGAAAAAGCCTTAGACGGAGAACGTATTTCTCCCGCGGAGGCATTGGAGTTATACGAATCTGGAGACCATCTTAAAATTATGGCAACTGCTAGAACCTTGAAAGAGAGAGTTCTGCCAAGCACAACTGCCAGCTATACGATGTTCCGAGTAGTGAACTATACGAACTATTGCAATGTAGAATGTAATTTTTGTTCCTTCATGGACGAGATCGGAAATGGAAAAGGGTACGTTCTTTCCAAAGAAGAAATATTAGAAAAAATGGATTATGCCGTTTCGGAAGGAGCGGACCAAATGTTTTTACAAGGTGGAGTGTATCCGGATCTTCCTTTCGATTATTATCTGGATGTGATCTCTACCGTAAAATCCAAATATCCTGACATGCATATACGTGCATTCTCTCCCGTAGAAATTATCAATTTAGAAAAAATCACAGGCAAATCTTTATTCGAAGTTTTACAAATCCTGAAATCAGTCGGTTTGGATTCAGTTCCTGGAGCGGGTGCAGAAATTTTAACGGACAGAATGAGAAACATCATCTCTCCTAAAAAAGCAACTACTGAAGAATGGGTTCGTGCTATGGAAACCTGTCATGAGGCAGGGCTCCCAGGAAGTGCAAATATTGTTTTCGGTTCCGAAGAAACCAAAGAAGAAGTGATTGAACATCTTACAGTGGTCCGAAATCTCCAAGATAGGACAGGAGGATTTCTTTCTTTCATTCCTTGGACATTCCAACCTCAGACCAAAAGATTTAAAGTAAGAGCAGTTTCTACACAAGAATATCTGAAAGTTCTCGGGATCTGCAGGATCTTCTTAGACAATATTAAACATATTGAAACTTCTGTGATGGTGCTCGGAAAAGGTGTAGGGCAGTTGGCTCTCACCAGCGGTGCGGATGATATTTCTTCCGTGGTGATCGAGGAGAATGTGCTACGTTCCTTCGGATTGAAAACCGAAAAAGAAGCAGTTAAGTTCTTGAAAGAAGGTGGGTTTACTCCTAAAAGAAGAGACCTTCTTTATAATTATGAAAGATACGAAGGAAGAGAACTTTCCGCGGTTTGA